tgggggtggcagcatcatgttatgggggtgctttgctgcaggagggactggtgcacttcacaaaatagatgacatcatgaggaagtaaatttatgtggatatattaaagcaacatctcaagacatcagccaggatgttaaagctccgtcacaaatgggtcttccaaatggacaataaccccaagcacacctccagatttgtggcaaaatggcttaaggacaacaaagtcaagttattggagtggcatcacaaagtcctgacctcaatctgatagaacatttgtgggcagaactaaaaaagcatgcaagcgagcaaggaggcctacaaacttgattcggttacaccagttctgtctggaggaatgggacaaaattccagcaacttattgtgaaaagcttgtggacggatacccaaaacatttgacccaagttaaacaatttaaaggcaatgctaccaaatactaacaaagtgtatgtaaacttctgacccactgggaatgtgatgaaagaagcTGAAAAAAACATTCTCTTCTATTATTATTGTGACTTTTcagattcttaaaataaagtaatgatccttacagacctaagacagggaatgctttctatgattaaatgtcaggaattgttaaaatgagtttaaatatatttggctaaggtgtatgtaaacttctgacttcaactgtaattccTATCTAACTATCACTCTCATGTTCTATTTACGTAGATGCAGACAAAGGTTCATCTTCTGATGGAGAAATGGCTTCTACATCAAAAGAGcgtctgacagcacagagtctttcCTGCATCACCTGTGAGAAGACATTCAACTCAAAGGGACGTCTAGCGAGACATGAAAGAAGACACACAGAACAGAAATTCTTCAAATGTAGGAGATGTGGGAGCAGCTTTTCTACCGCAGAAGAGAAGAAACTCCATTCAGAAGTGCACAGAGGAAAGGGGTTCCACTGTGAGCAGTGCGGGAAGGTTTTCTTTATTCCTTCTCTTCTGAAAGTTCACATGAAGACACACAGTGATGAAAAGCCTTTCCACTGCAGTGAGTGTGACAAGTGTTTCAGAACTAAAGGAAACCTTGTTGAACATGAGAGAACACACAcgggagagaaaccatacaagtgtcCTCACTGTGAGAAGAGATTCAGACACGCAAACTATCTAAAGAAGCATGTCCGTTCGCACACCAATGAGAGGCCGTATCAGTGCAGTGAATGCGGGAAAACCTTTGCAGACTCATATAGTCTAAAGTCACATCAGAAAATACACTCCAAGGAGAAACCCTTTCAATGCTCACACTGTGATAAATATTTCCGTCTTAAGTCTCAGATGATGCGTCATAAGAGAATGCactctggagagaaaccttacctcTGCTCTCATTGTGGAAAGAGCTTTTCTGATCGATCTCATTTTAGAGTTCATCAGAGAGTGCACACGGGAGAAAAGCCTTATGCCTGTATTGTTTGTGGTACGGCTTTCCGTCAACACAGTAATTTAGTTCAGCACCAGAGAACACACACTGGAGAAAGACCGTACAAATGCACTCAGTGTGACAAAACGTTTGCTCGAACAGATGTCCTGAAAACCCATCTGAGAATGcatacaggagagaaaccttacagctGCTCTATCTGCGGGGAGGGATTCGCTTATTTAGGAAGTTTTAATTCTCATCAGAAGAAACATGCTAAAGAGCAAACTGCCCTGGAATCTCTATAGCATCTTTTCACAGCTAAATCTGTTAAAAAGAAGCTGTACATTGTGCTCTTATTGAGAGTAGGGGGCAGTATCACATTAACCTTTGATGTGGTTTGAGAATAAAgatgaattaatttaaataaagttaatgTAACTGTTTTAGTAACAATATGATTTAATCAAGGGGAATATGACTTTTCATCACTATTGTGTTGTGATagtttttttcagcttttatttctttcatcacattcccagtgggtcagaagttcacatacactttgttagtatttggtagcattgcctttaaattgtttaacttgggtcaaatatttttggtatccttcctcaagcttctcacaataagttgctggaattttggcccattcctcgggacagaactggtgtaactgagtcaggtttgtagacctccttgctcgcttgcatgctttttcagttctgcccacaaagtttctatcagattgacgtcaggactttgtgatgccactccaataccttgactttgttgtctttaagcaattttgccacaactttggaggtgttcttggggtcattgtccatttggaagacccatttgtgacagagctttaacttcctggctgatgtcttgagatgttgctttaatatatccacataatcttCCATCCTCACaatgccatatattttgtgaagtgcatcagtccctcctgcagcaaaacacccccacagcatgatgctgccacccccatgcttcacggttgggatagtgttctttggattgcaagcctcacactttttcctccaaatataacgatggtaattatggccaaacagttcaatttttatttcatcagaccagaggacatttctccaaaagtaagatatttgaccccatttgcacttgcaaactgtagtctggcttttttatggtggttttggagcagcggcttcttccttgctgagcagcctatcaggtatgtcgatataggactcgttttactgtggatatagatacttgtctacatgtttcctccagcatcttcacaaggtcctttgctgttgttctgggattgatttgcactttagcACCAAACTACGtccatctctaggagacagaatgcttctccttccggagcggtgtgatggctgtgtggtcacatggcaTTTGTACTTGTGAATTATTGCTTTtacagataaacgtggtaccttcaggtgtttggaaattgctcacaaGTATGAACTACACTTGTGGGGTCcacagttttttattttcttatgatgtcaagcaaagaggcaccgagtttgaaggcaggccttaaaatacatccacaggtacacctccaattgacccaattagcctatcagaagctaattgcctaaatgcttgacatcattttctagaattttccaagctgcttaaaggcacagtaaactTATTGTTCTACAcatctgacacactggaattgtgatatggtcaattaaaagtgaaacaatcggtctgtaaacaattgttggaaaaattactcgtcatgcacaaagtagatgtcctgaacaacttgccaaaactatagttagtTTATAATTAGTTTtagtgttttttaattattttgataattgattactCGACTGGGAATCTATTCCAAAAATAATCAATTCTACAATTTATGAGGTGTTGGGAATTGAGAATCGTTCCTGAAGCCTTAACAGCactaattcaaaataactgaggCTGAATGATCATAATTTCCTGAGTGATTTTGTAGTCAGTCAATCATCAGTAAATACATCCTTTTGTTTTATCTGTATGAAGCAATCACATAAGCCCTTCAACACATCAGATTGCTGCTTTCTTtgattatttgaaataatttactACAATATGGGTGTATGTCCATGATACTGAGCTACAGTTTTAGGATGGGATGTGCTGAATCCTCAAACCGTATTATCTTCAATATCTGACCAAGAGCAGGTTAAAAAGTAAAAGTGCTGAAgagattaattaaaataatttgatgtttctGAAATCCTCGTGATGAATGTTGTGTTGTAGTTATGTCCAGTTCATTAACGAATtgttcttttgaaccggttctttttagtgaaagaGTTGAACTAGTTCATCAAATCGGACTGAATCGTTTGAAACAGTTTCGTCTCGTCTCTGatcttaacctgtctctcagGTGTGCCTGTCACTACGACTCAAAATGAGCCGATAACctggagtaatatgatcctagaactggtgatatctgcttttgccaactcttctttgcaatgaaccactccaactagttcacaaatcagACTAAACTCTTCGGTTGTATCAGTtctggagtcaacagtacactgatctgaggacagcagttctcgagtcaacagtacactgaccctaggacagcagttctcgagtcaacagtacactctccgaggacagcagttctcgagtcaacagtacactgatccgaggacagcagttctcgagtcaacagtacactgatccgaggacagctgttctcgagtcaacagtacactgatccgaggacagctgttctcgagtcaacagtacactgatccgaggacagcagttctcgtgtcaacagtacactgatccgaggacagcagttctcgtgtcaacagtacactgatccgaggacagcagttctctaGTCAACAGTACACTTATTCGAGGACAGTAGTTCtcgtgtcaacagtacactgatccgaggacagcagttctcgtgtcaacagtacactgatccgaggacagcagttctcgtgtcaacagtacactgatccgaggacagcagttctcgtgtcaacagtacactgatccgaggacagcagttctcgtgtcaacagtacactgatccgaggacagcagttctcgtgtcaacagtacactgatccgaggacagcagttctcgagtcaacagtacactgatcctaGGACAGCAGTTCTCTAGTCAACAGTACACTTAttcgaggacagcagttctcgagtcaacagtaaactgatccgaggacagcagttctctaGTCAACAGTACACTTATTCGAGGACagtagttctcgagtcaacagtaaacTGATCCAAGGACAGCAGTTCTCTAGTCAACAGTACACTTATTCGAGGACagtagttctcgagtcaacagtaaactgatccaaggacagcagttctctagtcaacagtacactgatccaagtACAGCAGCACTTgcgtcaacagtacattgagtagATCACAGCAGTTTGTGAGTCACCTGTACACTGAACTAAGAGTCACCTCTTTCGGACATCAGTGAGCAGCTGATGAGCATGCGTGAACCCAGAACTTGAATGAGGGGTTGAAACGTTTCAGTCAAAAAATTGTACTATTGAGTATTGTTCATGaagattatatctgaagttgtgatgagCTGGAACATGGTTTTTGTAAAAaagggtgagttgattaagaGAAGTTTAATCAATTTGCTTTAAACATGTACAGAACATCCACATTTGTATATGTGTCAATATTGAGCGCtttgcaaaactttaatgtaggatgtaTCATAAAATctctgaatgaaacactgatgacaataaacacccttattgTTATAACTTATTTACATACAATTTTATAATCTGCACTATGCCCTTaaatatggctttattgaatgtgtttgtgggtGTATTCTACGACGCCGGCATATTAGGATTATATACAGGGACGTCATTACGTGATGACGTAAATGAGCTGGTAAATCGttttttttaaccagttcattGAAACGAACCCTCCGAAAGAACCGGTTCACGGAAAATAATAGGACTTTTCATCACTATTTGTTGTGACTCCAGTAACTCCAGTACAGCAGGGGGCGCTATGAAGCTCTTTAGTCCGCCGGTAAACTCACTAAACAAAGACAGAAGAACTCACAGTTTGTTTAgatgttcagctgctgtgtgtttgtttatgtcttTCATGTTGTGATATTTATGTGATCTTGAGATGTTGAAGATGAGTTTGCAGGTGGATCTGAtgtgctgtaaatcagtaggaactgatctgtccatgctggatattgatgatttcatgacagaaatctctcagctgaagaaagaggtggcGTTACTGGAGGCAAAGCTGAGGGAAAGAGGAGATCCACTGAACGGAGAGGTTTGTACAGCTGTTCAATATATCAAGAGTCCAGATGAGTCAGTacagtgattgtgttgtgtttgtcaggagctggagaaggtttcctgtcaatcttcagtgtgtgtgactgatgggacctccacagaatgtcaggattcagtgtggagcatCAGAgatcagagatccagagacacacaggactcagagCTCagcctcactttactctgttataCTGACgctcaggagagtgtgtgtgacagtaatcagggtgatcaaacctccacagagtctctggcttctgtctgtaacgctggagaacagcagatgctgcagataccattgaagatgtgttcagtgaagctgctggactgcaggaacctgatggagatgagaggagaaaccacagcagaggaacagcagagtgatgaagatgaggaggaggatgaCGATTATATTCAACAAGACAAACACGATGAAGATGATAatgattttattccttcaggtatGTGTCGTATTTCAATGTTTTTACCTTCATTACATGTTGtgagttaatttttatttttttttaaataagattttataTCACTCAAGTCACTGGGACAGCCCCCCTCCGGTCTCTGGGATGAACCATTTACATTATACAAATATCTGATCATACACACATTGTAGCATGATTTTTGTTTGGAAGTTTTTGACACAACTGTAAGAAATCGGTTGAATGAAATGGGATTTACTTCTAGAAAAGCCCAACAAAAACTCCTAAACAGAAGATAACAAGGCTTCAGTGGGCTGAAGAGAAGCAATCATGGAGTGTGGATGATTGGATGAAAGTGATATTCAGTGATGAATCACAAATCTGCATTGGCCAAGGCAATGATGCTGGAACATTTGTGTGGTGCCGTTCTGAATAAACAGTTCAAGATGACTGCCTGAAGAAAACAATCACATTTCTCCAGTCATTTATGATATGGGGCTGCATGTCAGGTAAAGGACCAGGGGAGAGGGTAGTCATAGGGTTGGTGATGATGAAGTCATTTTTCAGGACTATAATGCATCTTGCCACAGAGTAAAAAGTGTAAAAGCTTTTCTTCAGGAAAGGCATATAAACTCAGTGACATGACCAGCAAACAGTGCAGATCTCAATCCAATCGGAAATTTATGTTGGAAATTTAAAAAATTGGTCCATGACAAGGCTCTGTCCTACAAAGCTGATCTGTCAACCACTATTGGAGGAAGTTGGAACCAGCTTGATAgagaatattgtttttcattagtGAAGTCCATCCCTCAAAGAATTCAGGCTGTTATAAAAGCCAGAGGAGGAGCAACAAAGTacaaactgtgattttttttttttttttttttaaatctaataaaaaaatgtatgatgatTCCATAATATTTTCCACTGCTTGATCTGGaaaaaatatgccattaattaaaataatgcaatttaatttgtttgagggaTGTTTCACGAAGCCAGAATGTCCAGTTATTAAACAAAATGGTTTTGTGTCATATCTGTGATGTGTTTATTTGCTATGAAGTAAAAAAAAGATGGATGAACATCATCCATGTGTGGCGATTCCATATTTTTTGCCAGGGGTTGTATCATTGACTGCTGGAATTTGTTGTGCTCTGTGACAATGATATTCACAAAGCCAGTTACTTAAGAAGCTGATATAAAACAGACAGAAAAGACATGGTGTGCATACAGTGCAGATTATCATTACGCTGagtaatgataaaaataaatgaatcatgtAAGACAATCAAAGTAGCAAGTTGTTTGTTAATTaagttgtttttaaatgattGAAGCAATGGAGAACTGCATGTTTGCTGACCAGGTGAAGAGTATGCTAACATTAGTTAagtcatgacaactcttggaATGATTtagcacagtggttctcaaccctgtttCTGGAGACATACTGTGATAGCATCTGGATCGAGTATGACATGTTGCAGCTGCACAATTTGACAGTCAAACAATCCTctaacaaagcagggaagctgcacAGATGCATAACACAACCCTCCAACAGTGCAGATCTACCACCAGcacttgtgtactgctgctgctccaaaGAGTCATGTGCACAGACTGTATATTACCTAGGAGATCTTTGCCAGCTTGGGTGAATTGCATAATGCTAATAAACTAAATCTCTATGTCTGCTCTGCATTTTGACTGAATGGCTTCAACGGCTAGTGACTTAACTCATATTGTGTATCTGGTAAGTGACTTAGAGTAGCTATGTGTGGATTAATTTAATCTAATGATCTAAAATTTTGATGTGTGCCTGGCCAGATTTGGCTATGGATTACCTTGTTAAAGATGTGCTTCTTTGTGTCATGGCCAAAACCAGACCTTACCGTGCAAGCTGATAGAAAAAAAGCCCTAGCAGCCACCTGAGCATAcaacattttcagagaaaaacttgCAGCATGCTGCAGATAAACCAGATTAGCTGCAAAACTgatcaatttaaatgttagaaaaCTAGTCACTTATTATTCATGCAGATtccttcatttttattttcagagttTAAAGTTGCCCAAGTTGTTAATGTAaaggttgaagtcattcaaactaattttttaaccaatccACATATTTCATTTTAGTAAACtattttggcaagttgtttaggacatctattttgtgcatgatgagtaatttttccaacaattgtttacagaccgattgtttcacttttaattgactgtatcacaattccagtgggtcagatgtttagaacaataagttaactgtgcctttaagcagcttggaaaattccaaacaattaattggagtcaattggaggtgtacctgtggatgtatgttaaggcctgccttcaaactcagtgcctctttgcttgacatcatgagaaaataaaaaattgtggacctccacaagtctagttcatccttgtgagcaatttccaaatgactgaaggTACCACGTACATCTGTTATAGCAATAGTATGGAAGTATAAATGCCATGGGACATCTGTTATAGCAATAGTATGGAAGTATAAATGCACAGTGCTCAGGAAGGTGACGCATttggtctcctagagatgaacgtatttcggtgcgaaaagtgcaaatcagtatctagatccacagcaaaacgagtcctatatggacatcacctgaaaggctgctcagcaaggaagaagccgctgctccaaaaccaccataagtgcacatgggacaaagatcttacattctggagaaatgtcctctggtctgatgaaacaaatattgaactgtttgtccatattgaccatcgttatatttggaggaaaaagggtgaggctttcaagccgaagaacaccatcccaaccgtgaagcatgggtgtggcagcatcatgttgtggggggtgctttgctgcaggagggactgatgcacttcacaaaatagatgacatcatgaggaagtaaatttatgtggatatattaaagcaacatctcaagacatcagccaggatgttaaagctccgtcacaaatgggtcttccaaatggacaataaccccaagcatacctccaaagttgtggcaacaaagtcaagatgttggagtggcatcacaaagccctgacctcagtctgatagaacatttgtgggcagaactgaaaaagcatgcaagcgagcaaggaggtctacaaacctgacttagttacagcagttctgtctggaggaatgggccaaaattccagcaacttattgtgagaagcttgtggaaggatacacaaaacattttacacaatttaaaggcaatgctaccaaattctaacaaggtgaatgtaaacttctgacccactgggaatgtgatgaaagaactaaaagctgaaataaatcattctcttctattattattttgacatttcaaattcttaaaataaattaatgatcctaacagacctaagacagggaatgctttctatgattaaatgtcaggaattgttaaaatgagtttaaatatatttggctaagatgtatgtaaacttctgacttcaactgtaattccTATCTAACTATCACTCTCATGTTCTATTTACGTAGATGCAGACAAAGGTTCATCTTCTGATGGAGAAATGGCTTCTACATCAAAAGAGcgtctgacagcacagagtctttcCTGCATCACCTGTGAGAAGACATTCAACTCAAAGGGACATTTAGCAAGACATGAAAGAAGACACACAGAACAGAAATTCTTCAAATGCAGGAGATGTGGGAGCAGCTTTTCTACCGCAGAAGAGAAGAAACTGCATTCAGAAGTGCACAGAGGAAAGGGGTTCTGTTGTGAGCAGTGCGGGAAGGTTTTCTTTATTCCTTCTCTTCTGAAAGTTCACATGAAGACACACAGTGATGAAAAGCCTTTCCACTGCAGTGAGTGtgacaagtgtttcaaaactaaaGGAAACCTTGTTGAACATGAGAGAACACACACGGGAGAGAAACCGTACAAGTGTCCTCACTGTGAGAAGAGATTCACATATGGAAACCATCTAAAGATACATGTCCGTTCGCACACCAATGAGAGGCCGTATCAGTGCAGTGAATGTGAGAAAGCCTTTACAAAGTTAGATAATCTCAAGTCACATCAGAAAATTCACTCTGAGGAGAAACCCTATCAATGCTCTCACTGTGATAAATATTTCCGTCAGAAGTCTCAGCTGACAGTCCATGAGAGAACACactctggagagaaaccttacctcTGCTCTCATTGTGGAAAGAGCTTTTCTGATCAATCTCATTTTAGAGTTCATCAGAGAGTGCACACGGGAGAAAAGCCTTATGCCTGTATTGTTTGTGGTACGGCTTTCCGTCAACACAATAATTTAGTTCAGCACCAGAGAACACACACTGGAGAAAGACCTTACAAATGTACTCAGTGTGACAAAACGTTTGCTCGACCAGATGTCCTGAAAACCCATCTGAGAATGcatacaggagagaaaccttacagctGCTCTATCTGCGGGGAGGGATTCGCTTATTTAGGAAGTTTTAATGTTCATAAAAAGAAACATGCAAAAGAACAAACAGTCCTGGAATCTCTATAGCATCTTTTCACAGCTCAATCTGTTAAAAAGAAGCTGTACATTGTGCTCTTATTGACAGTAGGGGGCAGTATCACATTAACCTTTGATGTGGATCGAGAATAAAGatgaattcatttaaataaagttaatgTAACTGTTTTAGTAACAATATGGTTTAATCAAGGGGTCAGAGTTTGGCTGTTGTAGTGTTTACTAGTCAatggatatttttttaaagagcttAGAAAATTGACTTTTctccccgtctgctggcaggtcatccatccccatctacctggacgagggaggggacaaggggagggaaacagaaattattaaatggggggggtacttcctgtaacagtgtagtacccccccaaaaaacgctgtaaaatttaaatgagagggaaaaggccaacacggagtggcagtgggagagagagatggaaaaaaaaaacacttactcgccagttctccgatacgacgtagcttgttcctcggccactcctccaccctctaacggacgacagccacgcctctccgggcagattGGAGGCAGACCTCctgcccctggcagacggaatgccccgccgcgttcttggggaacagaaggtgtctcccccgcccctggcagcggttgtcccgctccaggcggtcggcagcgagcccctccccgctcgcggtcggcggtgtTAGACTTCGCCGAGTTTCAGCGGTTGGTAGgagactcctctgcccctggcagtggccctgactgctccaggcggtcggttaggagccccttctcccctcgctgtCGGTGGCCGTCGTCTGCTTCCAGGCGAATTCAAAGAAATTTGCTGTACAATAACAATATTACAGCAGGGGAACCAATTTCTAACGTTTTGGGAGCATCtctgttatatttttaattaccATAATCTAACATTCCCAGAACATTGCAGGGAGGGTTGTGTGACAACCTTAGAAGAACTTATAGAGAACGaactctaatggttatttttgtcATATATTTCCGTTCacatttttccattatttttcaTGATCATGTATTTGATTGTCATGTTGCAGAGAGGTTGATAGACAACATCACAGTGTATGGgaataaaatgtgttataatgAACCGATGTAAAAAGCATTCCAGACAAATCTTCCTGCATCTGATCTATGCACGCACATTAGATCCGCACGCACTTTATTCCCTCACAGAAATTTGTGTGATCTGgcaatttaaaaatgaacaatcaTTGGACCGACTCACTGACAGACAGTCGTTGATTGATTTcctcaataaataaattacttctAGACAAGGctgtagccaggaaattacttttgggtgggcctcaataaaaatggatgggccaaatcTGTGCCTAAATTGTTTTTCTCCAAATTTGCCTTTGCAACAGAAAGGCGTTCCTCACATTCTGgttgggcctgggtctaatttgggagGGTCCCCCCCACCTTTGGCTACGCCACTGCTTCTAGATGtgatattaaatatttatctgattgATTTGATAAAGATTTGACTTATTACGGAAAAGAACGTTTTGTATGAGTGTAACGGAGacgttttttgtttattgactacAACTGAAGAGAAACAGAGATGTCTTCGTGAAACTCTACACAGTGGgaagaaattaatttaatataagcCTAGTTAAGATTaaagtttattacattttttatgtcttTCAATACATTTCCAATTTTAAAAACCCTTGAATGTGTGTAATTAATtgattatttgaaataatttactACAATATGGGTGCATGTCCATGATGCTGAGCTACAGTTTTAGGATGGGATATTCTGAATCCTCAAACCTTATTATCTTCAATATCTGACCAAGAGCAGGTTAAAAAGTAAAAGTGCTGAAGagattcattaaaataatttgatgtttctGAAATCCTCGTGATGAATGTTGTGTTGTAGTTATGTCCAGTTCATGAACGAATtgttcttttgaaccggttctttttagtgaaagaGTTGAATTAGTTCATCAAATCGGACTGAATCGTTTGAAACAGTTTCGTCTCGTCTCTGatcttaacctgtctctcagGTGTGCCTGTCACTACGACTCAAAATGAGCCGATAACctggagtaatatgatcctagaactggtgatatctgctttagccaactcttctttgcaatgaaccactccaactagttcacaaatcagactgaacTCTTCGGttgtaacagttctcgagtcaactaCAATGTTCTGAGTATCGCCTCTTTCGGAGGTGTCCCACATACTGAGAACCGATGAGTTTCTGACAATGTGTGTGATTAAGgggcaaaatgtatgtttcaggtgAATTTTCTGAACAACAGagagtgtaacaaataaaacatactggaaatatgtttatgaattGATTGTACTACGGTTTTATCAACgtatgaagatgatccagtctacagct
This DNA window, taken from Xyrauchen texanus isolate HMW12.3.18 chromosome 5, RBS_HiC_50CHRs, whole genome shotgun sequence, encodes the following:
- the LOC127643888 gene encoding zinc finger protein OZF-like; the encoded protein is MLKMSLQVDLMCCKSVGTDLSMLDIDDFMTEISQLKKEVALLEAKLRERGDPLNGEELEKVSCQSSVCVTDGTSTECQDSVWSIRDQRSRDTQDSELSLTLLCYTDAQESVCDSNQGDQTSTESLASVCNAGEQQMLQIPLKMCSVKLLDCRNLMEMRGETTAEEQQSDEDEEEDDDYIQQDKHDEDDNDFIPSDADKGSSSDGEMASTSKERLTAQSLSCITCEKTFNSKGHLARHERRHTEQKFFKCRRCGSSFSTAEEKKLHSEVHRGKGFCCEQCGKVFFIPSLLKVHMKTHSDEKPFHCSECDKCFKTKGNLVEHERTHTGEKPYKCPHCEKRFTYGNHLKIHVRSHTNERPYQCSECEKAFTKLDNLKSHQKIHSEEKPYQCSHCDKYFRQKSQLTVHERTHSGEKPYLCSHCGKSFSDQSHFRVHQRVHTGEKPYACIVCGTAFRQHNNLVQHQRTHTGERPYKCTQCDKTFARPDVLKTHLRMHTGEKPYSCSICGEGFAYLGSFNVHKKKHAKEQTVLESL
- the LOC127643886 gene encoding zinc finger protein OZF-like, which codes for MLKMSLQVDLMCCKSVGTDLSMLDIDDFMTEISQLKKEVALLEAKLRERGDPLNGEELEKVSCQSSVCVTDGTSTECQDSVWSVRDQRSRDTQDSELSLTLLCYTDAQESVCDSNQGDQTSTESLASVCNAGEQQMLQIPLKMCSVKLLDCRNLMEMRGETTAEEQQSEEDEEEEIDDYIQQDKHDEDEDDNDFIPSDADKGSSSDGEMASTSKERLTAQSLSCITCEKTFNSKGRLARHERRHTEQKFFKCRRCGSSFSTAEEKKLHSEVHRGKGFHCEQCGKVFFIPSLLKVHMKTHSDEKPFHCSECDKCFRTKGNLVEHERTHTGEKPYKCPHCEKRFRHANYLKKHVRSHTNERPYQCSECGKTFADSYSLKSHQKIHSKEKPFQCSHCDKYFRLKSQMMRHKRMHSGEKPYLCSHCGKSFSDRSHFRVHQRVHTGEKPYACIVCGTAFRQHSNLVQHQRTHTGERPYKCTQCDKTFARTDVLKTHLRMHTGEKPYSCSICGEGFAYLGSFNSHQKKHAKEQTALESL